A section of the Telopea speciosissima isolate NSW1024214 ecotype Mountain lineage chromosome 3, Tspe_v1, whole genome shotgun sequence genome encodes:
- the LOC122656995 gene encoding protein SENSITIVE TO PROTON RHIZOTOXICITY 2-like — protein MIAGATSCFQNSSHGLQMYGLTDHHHHNVSVSAAASMETNSGAPETHSSAFLYSLSVLKDKVHQVQSLAGVIISPSHNQSHESEAIAIASMGTLIQEIMVTASSMMFNCQQLSLGTPTLTNEMHHQHHHHHQQQQQQQQRCVISKVPTSGLPQNSTTTTHEAQTPPHQIGEEGGRGFFTSENLDWYADNYHNNSSSSNNGHSNHANTISTTTTTATATATGLERELANGEGSHNGDIIELDAADLLAKYTHYCQVCGKGFKRDANLRMHMRAHGDKYKSSAALSNPLKNSGDGEGGKGFSSVRLVRKYSCPQEGCRWNRNHAKFQPLKSMICVKNHYKRSHCPKMYVCNRCNQKQFSVLSDLRTHEKHCGELKWQCSCGTTFSRKDKLMGHVALFTGHTPAGNGNSCTKSEKIDHHAMQLH, from the exons ATGATTGCAGGGGCCACTTCATGTTTCCAGAATAGCTCACATGGACTACAGATGTATGGCTTGactgatcatcatcatcataatgtATCAGTATCAGCAGCAGCTTCCATGGAGACCAATTCTGGAGCTCCAGAGACTCACTCAAGTGCCTTCTTATACAGTCTCTCTGTTCTGAAAGACAAGGTTCATCAGGTACAATCACTGGCTGGAGTTATTATATCTCCTTCTCACAATCAATCTCATGAATCAGAAGCCATTGCAATAGCTAGCATGGGAACTCTAATTCAAGAAATCATGGTCACTGCTTCTTCCATGATGTTCAACTGTCAACAACTCTCACTTGGCACTCCAACACTTACTAATGAAatgcatcatcaacatcatcatcatcatcaacaacaacaacaacaacaacaacgctGTGTCATCAGTAAGGTTCCTACCAGTGGATTGCCACAAaatagcaccaccaccacccatgAAGCTCAAACACCTCCTCATCAAATTGGAGAAGAAGGTGGCAGAGGATTCTTCACATCAGAAAATCTTGATTGGTATGCTGATAATTATCATAACAATAGTAGTAGCAGTAATAATGGTCATAGCAACCATGCCAATACAAttagcaccaccaccaccactgccaccgccaccgccacc GGTCTAGAGAGGGAATTAGCAAATGGGGAGGGATCACATAATGGTGATATTATAGAGCTGGATGCAGCTGATTTATTGGCTAAATATACACATTATTGTCAAGTTTGTGGTAAGGGATTCAAGAGAGATGCAAATCTTAGGATGCATATGAGAGCACATGGAGATAAGTATAAATCTAGTGCAGCTTTAAGTAATCCTTTGAAGAATAGTGGTGACGGGGAAGGTGGAAAAGGGTTTTCTTCAGTGAGATTAGTTAGGAAATATTCATGTCCACAAGAAGGTTGTAGATGGAATAGAAACCATGCCAAGTTTCAACCATTGAAATCCATGATTTGTGTGAAGAATCACTATAAGAGGAGTCATTGTCCTAAGATGTATGTTTGTAATAGATGTAATCAGAAACAGTTTTCGGTGTTATCGGATCTTCGAACTCATGAGAAGCATTGTGGTGAACTTAAATGGCAGTGTTCATGTGGAACTACCTTCTCTAGGAAGGATAAGCTCATGGGTCATGTTGCTTTGTTCACTGGCCATACTCCAGCTGGGAATGGGAATTCTTGTACAAAATCTGAAAAGATTGATCACCATGCAATGCAATTGCATTAA